A window from Photobacterium leiognathi encodes these proteins:
- a CDS encoding metal ABC transporter ATP-binding protein encodes MIIGPSIQLKNVNLQYGVNQILSDITHQFEGGQCHVVMGPNGGGKTSLLRSILGLTPFGGEIDILWDESVNNGKAGTIGYVPQKAMFEQSLPLTVMDFILLNQTRSPLFWRQRQKDKQRALAQLDRVGMASRAERRMGQLSGGEQQRVLFAQALLDNPDLLVLDEPTTGMDEQGVRYLESLIKDFVGQGKTVLAVHHDVTAVRRLQAQVHVVNRVLVDSGDYSEVLVPEKIERLFNHYTQPFESDSAKKEVA; translated from the coding sequence ATGATCATCGGCCCAAGTATTCAGCTTAAGAACGTCAATCTTCAATACGGTGTGAATCAGATTTTGTCTGATATCACCCATCAGTTTGAAGGTGGTCAATGTCACGTTGTGATGGGGCCAAACGGTGGTGGCAAAACCTCATTGCTACGTTCAATTTTAGGCTTAACCCCGTTCGGTGGGGAAATTGACATTTTATGGGATGAATCAGTCAATAACGGTAAAGCGGGCACTATCGGTTATGTTCCGCAAAAAGCCATGTTTGAGCAAAGCTTACCACTAACCGTGATGGATTTTATTCTGCTGAATCAAACTCGTTCACCGCTATTTTGGCGTCAACGACAAAAAGACAAACAACGCGCATTGGCTCAATTAGATCGTGTAGGTATGGCAAGCCGTGCTGAACGACGTATGGGGCAGTTATCTGGCGGTGAGCAACAGCGCGTTTTGTTCGCACAAGCGTTACTCGATAACCCCGATCTGTTGGTACTTGATGAACCAACAACCGGGATGGATGAGCAAGGTGTTCGTTATTTAGAATCCTTGATCAAAGATTTTGTGGGACAAGGCAAAACGGTGCTGGCTGTTCACCATGATGTTACAGCTGTGCGCCGATTACAGGCACAAGTACATGTTGTTAATCGTGTTTTGGTCGATAGCGGTGATTACAGTGAAGTCTTAGTGCCAGAAAAAATTGAGCGTTTATTCAATCACTATACTCAGCCGTTTGAATCAGATTCAGCGAAGAAAGAGGTCGCATAA
- a CDS encoding metal ABC transporter permease, which translates to MELLRHWAQLGVDASWLSESFSYAFMVNAIVAALLLGPLLGGLGTLVIAKRLAFFSEAVGHAALTGIALGVLLGEPPENPFIGLFSFCMIFALLLHFVRNRTNVPYDTLVGVFLALALAVGAALLMYVARKINIHMLENVLFGSILTVTDYDLMVLAVSCALIVLLLIPTFNRILLTCISPDIARVRGYKTNFYDYLFVMMITLVTIASVKIVGAVLVGALLLIPGATARLLTKNMGSFVLLSALLATISCVIGTVLPMELKMPVPSGAAIIIVSAFFFLSATIFRIVRKG; encoded by the coding sequence ATGGAACTGTTAAGACATTGGGCACAATTAGGTGTTGATGCTAGCTGGTTGAGCGAAAGCTTCTCTTATGCGTTTATGGTCAATGCCATTGTAGCTGCATTGCTACTTGGGCCGCTACTTGGTGGCTTAGGGACATTAGTTATTGCAAAGCGTTTGGCGTTCTTTTCTGAAGCTGTTGGTCACGCTGCATTAACGGGTATTGCTTTAGGTGTGTTACTCGGCGAGCCGCCAGAGAATCCATTTATTGGTTTATTTAGCTTTTGTATGATCTTTGCATTGTTACTGCATTTTGTCCGTAACCGTACCAACGTACCGTACGATACCTTAGTTGGGGTGTTCCTAGCGCTAGCATTGGCTGTCGGTGCTGCCTTATTGATGTATGTAGCCCGTAAGATCAATATTCACATGTTAGAAAACGTGTTATTTGGCTCGATTTTAACGGTGACAGATTATGACTTAATGGTGTTAGCCGTTAGCTGTGCATTAATTGTGTTGCTATTAATCCCAACTTTTAATCGTATTTTACTGACTTGTATAAGCCCTGATATTGCCCGTGTACGTGGCTATAAAACCAATTTTTACGACTACTTGTTTGTCATGATGATCACTTTAGTCACCATTGCATCTGTCAAAATTGTCGGTGCGGTATTGGTTGGGGCATTGCTGCTTATTCCGGGAGCGACAGCAAGACTGCTTACCAAAAATATGGGGAGCTTTGTTTTACTTTCAGCGCTGTTAGCAACCATCAGCTGCGTCATTGGTACTGTATTACCGATGGAGCTGAAGATGCCAGTTCCATCAGGGGCTGCGATTATTATTGTGTCTGCATTCTTCTTTTTATCAGCAACGATTTTCCGCATTGTGCGTAAAGGTTAA
- a CDS encoding metal ABC transporter solute-binding protein, Zn/Mn family, whose amino-acid sequence MRKSQTLIVGACLTASVLLPSTMANAKDILTATPVTYMLASELTKDTGITTGYLPPKRYGISRLPNWFATKGSEVASVASHSATAVVSLGAIWHQDPLFQHAREGNIKVVEIDASQAISPRAQGVATLRLNDGSTSMYAWLNPNNLTVMSSIVSRDLQRLYSEKAPQIKQNQQDLMTDVRQLINRQQKALMEANVDAVVLLSSELEDFASGNQLFVVDRLTKPELEWNDEDKARLVKLVAEDPSVTLLTTKALSQSMKKLVTEQTKVIVIDSIDRWGRAGINSEKPLQRWEVNF is encoded by the coding sequence ATGCGTAAGTCACAAACGTTAATCGTTGGGGCTTGTTTAACTGCATCAGTGCTGTTGCCATCAACAATGGCGAATGCTAAAGATATTTTAACCGCAACGCCTGTTACTTATATGTTGGCATCTGAATTGACCAAAGATACGGGGATCACAACGGGGTATTTGCCTCCGAAACGTTACGGTATTTCTCGTTTACCGAATTGGTTTGCCACTAAAGGTTCAGAAGTTGCCAGTGTAGCAAGCCATTCCGCAACCGCGGTTGTTTCGTTAGGTGCTATTTGGCATCAAGATCCTTTGTTCCAGCATGCTCGTGAAGGCAATATTAAAGTGGTCGAAATTGATGCGTCACAAGCAATTTCACCGCGTGCGCAGGGGGTAGCGACGTTACGTTTAAATGATGGTTCAACATCTATGTATGCGTGGTTAAACCCGAATAATTTAACTGTGATGTCATCAATTGTTAGTCGTGATCTTCAGCGCTTATACTCAGAAAAAGCACCGCAAATTAAACAGAACCAACAAGATTTAATGACAGATGTACGTCAACTGATCAATCGCCAGCAAAAAGCGTTAATGGAAGCGAATGTTGACGCTGTTGTGTTGTTATCCTCGGAATTAGAAGATTTCGCATCAGGTAACCAATTGTTTGTTGTTGATCGCCTCACTAAGCCTGAGCTGGAATGGAATGACGAAGATAAAGCCCGTTTAGTGAAATTGGTGGCAGAGGATCCTTCAGTTACTTTGCTCACGACTAAAGCATTGAGCCAAAGTATGAAAAAATTAGTTACAGAACAAACCAAAGTGATTGTTATTGATAGTATTGATCGTTGGGGACGTGCTGGTATTAACAGTGAAAAACCATTACAGCGATGGGAAGTGAATTTTTAA
- a CDS encoding NUDIX hydrolase, which produces MSSKIRYQWKCFSVEEQAHLLPNNKQVNFTTIKHPGAVVIIPINSQGHIVLVNQYRPAIKQWILEFPAGTLEPNEDVFECAKRELAEEVNLKAESWQSLGELLPVPSFCDEIQYLFVATDLTPTIGELDDDEIIEVVTLSVQQVEQKIVQNEIQDNKTLAAFLKARLAGYL; this is translated from the coding sequence ATGTCCTCAAAAATACGCTATCAATGGAAGTGTTTTTCAGTCGAAGAACAAGCGCACTTGTTACCAAACAACAAACAAGTGAATTTCACGACGATTAAGCATCCCGGCGCTGTCGTGATTATTCCTATTAATAGCCAAGGACATATCGTTCTCGTTAACCAATATCGCCCAGCGATTAAGCAATGGATTTTAGAGTTTCCAGCTGGCACATTAGAGCCAAATGAAGATGTATTTGAATGTGCTAAACGTGAACTAGCTGAAGAAGTGAATTTAAAAGCTGAGAGCTGGCAATCACTCGGTGAGCTTCTCCCCGTTCCGAGCTTTTGTGACGAAATCCAATACCTGTTTGTTGCTACCGATTTAACACCAACCATTGGTGAATTGGATGACGATGAAATTATTGAAGTTGTCACACTTTCAGTACAACAAGTCGAACAGAAGATTGTTCAAAACGAAATTCAAGATAACAAAACCTTAGCAGCCTTTCTTAAAGCCCGTCTTGCTGGCTATCTATAA
- a CDS encoding GGDEF domain-containing protein: MTTLIKSHQLQPTNFAYIELSENTLKKQLALLFPFSGAICAVIAFTYFVSNAEYYFTFVGVVGMLLCYALAILNRSAISSKVLFWIFLVATTLVCASGFYFDGARHISNTIGLTIPLLCFFALRIKTAGWYSLIFGFIYIVLSISEITNKHLQISSALQNICAYSIIFVMAFLLSRHRYDAIKQVKRTTTHDYLTGLLNREGFVPLYLTESSRCQRYRRDISMLLLDIDNLREINDRFGLDAGDKTIMMLAKCLNEHCGDKAKIARLSCQEFCILLPDADIQKAEFMAIQLRNEVAKWSLELETGHRINITISVGITAVEYQDFRYDYIKAESALMRAKRWGYNQIATNE, translated from the coding sequence ATGACGACATTAATAAAAAGCCATCAACTCCAACCTACAAATTTTGCTTATATCGAACTAAGCGAAAACACACTCAAGAAACAATTAGCGTTACTCTTCCCTTTCTCTGGTGCAATTTGTGCGGTTATTGCATTTACTTACTTTGTTTCTAACGCTGAATACTACTTTACCTTTGTGGGTGTTGTTGGGATGTTGCTTTGTTATGCCTTAGCCATACTTAACCGCTCTGCCATTTCATCTAAAGTTTTATTTTGGATCTTCTTAGTTGCAACCACCCTTGTTTGCGCCAGTGGTTTTTACTTTGATGGTGCACGTCATATCAGTAACACTATTGGTTTAACTATTCCGTTACTGTGCTTTTTTGCACTTAGAATTAAAACTGCAGGCTGGTATAGTCTGATTTTTGGCTTTATTTATATTGTATTAAGCATTTCAGAAATCACTAATAAACACTTACAGATCTCCTCTGCGTTGCAGAATATCTGTGCTTATTCCATTATTTTCGTGATGGCATTTTTACTTTCTCGTCACCGTTACGATGCTATTAAACAAGTAAAACGCACCACCACGCACGATTACCTAACAGGTCTACTTAACCGTGAAGGTTTTGTCCCACTATATTTAACTGAATCATCACGTTGTCAGCGTTATCGCCGTGATATTTCGATGCTATTGCTTGATATTGATAATTTACGAGAAATCAATGATCGCTTTGGTTTAGATGCAGGTGACAAAACCATCATGATGCTTGCGAAATGCCTCAATGAACATTGTGGTGATAAAGCCAAAATCGCCCGTTTAAGTTGCCAAGAGTTTTGTATTTTATTACCTGATGCCGATATTCAAAAAGCTGAATTTATGGCGATTCAACTACGTAATGAAGTCGCTAAATGGTCACTAGAATTAGAAACCGGACATCGTATTAATATCACCATTAGTGTAGGGATAACCGCAGTGGAATATCAAGATTTTAGATACGATTACATAAAGGCTGAGAGTGCATTGATGCGTGCGAAACGTTGGGGATATAATCAAATCGCAACCAACGAATAA
- a CDS encoding alpha/beta fold hydrolase, whose translation MKRLLSKALMVCSLFTLLTGCEVVQWKTDHDNTALHEDGFTKHTLALKEGGKLTYWEGGKGEPLLLLHGFGGTAAATWKAEMLELSQDYRVIAPDLLWFGESQSDAKPRLTTQTQAIWQLLNSLNIDKINVVGISYGGFVTYDMMTTPERINKAIIIASPGPLFSDSDLADLVQRAGVKAPEDLFVPENGDGIRRLYDNVFVSKKPLPDFLANQIYQGYFSQWKPQRTQLIQTLPSDRDRIQQFDPKQLPELMLIWGEKDKIFPLSNGIKLSKYTQAPIVVLPNTAHGVTNEQPELTSKLINNFLQQ comes from the coding sequence ATGAAACGTTTATTATCCAAGGCCCTTATGGTCTGTAGCCTTTTCACTCTGCTCACTGGCTGTGAAGTTGTTCAATGGAAAACAGATCATGACAATACAGCCCTACATGAAGATGGGTTTACAAAGCACACATTAGCATTAAAAGAAGGCGGCAAACTGACATACTGGGAAGGCGGTAAAGGTGAACCTTTGTTGTTACTCCATGGCTTTGGTGGTACTGCTGCTGCAACATGGAAAGCAGAAATGCTTGAATTAAGCCAAGATTACCGTGTTATTGCACCTGATTTATTATGGTTTGGTGAGTCACAAAGTGACGCAAAGCCTCGCTTAACCACTCAAACCCAAGCGATTTGGCAATTGCTCAACAGTTTGAACATCGACAAAATCAACGTCGTTGGTATCTCATACGGTGGTTTTGTCACTTACGATATGATGACAACACCTGAGCGTATTAATAAAGCCATTATTATCGCAAGCCCAGGCCCACTTTTTAGCGATAGTGACTTAGCAGATTTAGTGCAACGTGCTGGTGTTAAAGCGCCAGAAGATCTCTTTGTGCCAGAAAATGGGGATGGTATTCGTCGCCTATACGACAACGTTTTTGTGAGTAAAAAGCCTCTCCCTGATTTCCTCGCCAATCAGATTTACCAAGGCTATTTTTCACAATGGAAACCACAGCGTACCCAGTTAATTCAAACCCTGCCTTCCGATCGTGATCGTATTCAGCAATTTGATCCAAAACAATTACCTGAATTAATGCTTATTTGGGGTGAAAAAGACAAAATATTTCCACTATCAAACGGCATTAAATTAAGTAAATACACCCAAGCCCCTATTGTTGTATTACCTAACACAGCTCATGGCGTTACCAATGAGCAACCAGAATTAACATCAAAACTTATTAATAATTTTCTACAGCAATAA
- the galE gene encoding UDP-glucose 4-epimerase GalE yields the protein MRVLVTGGMGYIGSHTCVQMIEAGMTPIIVDNLYNSKETVLGRIENLTGVKPAFYKGDIRDRAFLDSVFAENEIDAVIHFAGLKAVGESVEKPLEYYDNNVHGTLVLVEAMRAAGVNALIFSSSATVYGDPASVPITEDFPTSATNPYGRSKLMVEECLADIQHAHPEMSITLLRYFNPVGSHKSGTMGEDPQGIPNNLMPFISQVAVGRREFLSVFGNDYPTIDGTGVRDYIHVVDLADGHLAALNHKGAEAGLHIYNLGTGNGNSVLQMVDAFSKASGVEVAYRIAPRRPGDIAECWADPAKAKAELHWEAKLTLDDMTQDTWRWQSTNPNGYPDAE from the coding sequence ATGCGTGTTTTAGTTACTGGTGGCATGGGCTATATCGGCAGCCATACTTGTGTACAAATGATTGAAGCGGGTATGACACCGATCATCGTCGATAATTTATATAACAGTAAAGAAACAGTATTAGGTCGAATTGAAAACCTAACAGGTGTTAAGCCTGCTTTCTATAAAGGTGATATTCGTGATCGTGCATTTTTAGACAGTGTATTTGCTGAAAATGAAATTGATGCGGTTATTCACTTTGCAGGCTTAAAAGCCGTTGGTGAATCAGTAGAAAAGCCACTTGAGTACTACGACAACAACGTTCACGGTACATTAGTGTTAGTAGAAGCGATGCGTGCCGCTGGCGTTAATGCATTGATCTTCAGTTCATCAGCTACAGTTTATGGCGATCCTGCTTCTGTGCCAATTACAGAAGATTTCCCAACCAGCGCAACGAATCCTTACGGTCGCAGTAAGCTAATGGTTGAAGAGTGTTTAGCTGATATTCAACATGCTCACCCAGAAATGAGCATTACGCTATTGCGTTACTTCAACCCAGTGGGCTCTCATAAATCAGGTACCATGGGTGAAGATCCACAAGGTATTCCAAATAACTTAATGCCATTTATTTCTCAAGTGGCAGTCGGTCGTCGTGAATTCCTATCAGTGTTTGGTAATGATTACCCAACGATTGATGGTACAGGTGTACGTGATTACATCCACGTTGTGGACTTAGCAGATGGTCACTTAGCTGCGCTGAACCATAAAGGCGCTGAAGCAGGTTTGCATATCTACAACCTAGGTACAGGTAATGGTAACAGTGTGCTGCAAATGGTTGATGCATTCTCGAAAGCATCAGGTGTTGAAGTGGCATACCGTATTGCACCACGTCGTCCTGGTGATATTGCTGAATGTTGGGCAGATCCTGCGAAAGCAAAAGCTGAACTACATTGGGAAGCGAAGCTAACCTTAGATGACATGACTCAAGATACTTGGCGTTGGCAGTCAACTAACCCAAATGGTTACCCTGACGCTGAATAA
- a CDS encoding DUF2238 domain-containing protein has product MSDNKFPLWLAISYGLFFIILGINPAFREVWIAEAIPLVLIFGVLLFTFRHFRFSNLAYSLMAIWLVLHNIGAHYTFANVPFDWFNDLIGSSRNNFDRLAHFSIGFYAFPIAEYLVRKNHCKPLIAGLFGLFAIMATAAAYEIIEWWYAASAGGEAGIEFLGSQGDIWDAQKDMLADTLGALFSLSLFFIFKPYQQER; this is encoded by the coding sequence ATGTCAGACAATAAATTTCCTTTATGGTTAGCCATTTCTTATGGCCTCTTTTTTATTATTTTAGGAATAAACCCAGCATTTAGAGAAGTATGGATAGCTGAAGCGATTCCACTCGTACTAATCTTTGGTGTACTGCTCTTCACTTTTCGCCATTTCCGCTTTAGTAACCTTGCTTATAGCTTAATGGCAATTTGGCTGGTACTGCATAATATTGGCGCACATTACACGTTTGCGAATGTCCCATTTGATTGGTTCAACGATTTGATTGGCTCAAGCCGTAATAACTTTGATCGCCTCGCCCACTTTTCTATCGGCTTTTATGCTTTTCCTATCGCTGAATACCTTGTAAGAAAAAATCACTGTAAACCGCTCATTGCTGGTTTATTTGGCTTATTTGCTATTATGGCAACCGCCGCCGCTTACGAAATCATTGAATGGTGGTATGCAGCAAGTGCTGGTGGTGAAGCTGGTATCGAGTTCTTAGGCTCTCAGGGTGATATTTGGGATGCACAAAAAGACATGCTAGCAGATACACTAGGTGCACTATTTAGCTTGAGTTTGTTCTTTATTTTCAAACCGTATCAACAAGAACGCTAA
- a CDS encoding DEAD/DEAH box helicase, translating to MHFKDLGLDPRLLKKINHLAFDRATEIQQTAIPVAIAGKDILASSKTGSGKTLAFLLPAMQRMYRSKPFTRRDPRVVILTPTRELAKQVFAQLRTLNAGTPYDGTLIVGGENFNDQVKALRNDPMFVVATPGRLADHLEHRSTHLDGLEMLILDEADRMLDLGFAPQLRRINEAANHRRRQTLMFSATLDNQEVIEIASEMLDNPKRISIGHSAEEHKDITQRFILCDHLDHKQALLDKVLETTDYNQVIIFTATRADTDRLTNELNERKLKAVALSGNLNQNQRNSIMSQFERNCHKILVTTDIASRGLDIDNVSLVINFDMPKHAEEYVHRVGRTGRAGNKGDAVSLVGPKDWKSFKNVEAFLNQRIEFSTIEGLEGKFKGLKPAPKKKFVKKKPTGEKVVAQKKQTPKAKRKVDKRFYENQAVGNDVFIPKKKRNVDVSNDSE from the coding sequence TTGCATTTTAAAGATCTTGGATTAGACCCACGCCTACTTAAAAAAATTAATCACTTGGCGTTTGATCGAGCAACCGAAATTCAGCAAACAGCAATCCCTGTTGCTATCGCAGGCAAAGATATTTTGGCCTCTTCGAAAACGGGTTCCGGTAAAACATTGGCATTCTTGCTACCTGCAATGCAGCGTATGTACCGTAGCAAGCCATTTACACGTCGTGATCCTCGTGTAGTTATTCTTACGCCAACACGTGAACTAGCAAAACAAGTCTTTGCTCAGTTACGCACTTTAAATGCAGGTACACCCTACGATGGTACGCTAATTGTAGGTGGTGAAAACTTTAACGATCAGGTTAAAGCACTGCGTAACGATCCTATGTTTGTTGTAGCAACACCGGGTCGTTTAGCCGATCACCTAGAGCACCGTAGTACGCACCTTGATGGTTTAGAAATGCTGATCCTTGATGAAGCAGACCGTATGCTTGATTTAGGTTTCGCGCCACAGTTACGTCGTATTAATGAAGCGGCAAATCACCGTCGTCGTCAAACACTGATGTTCTCTGCAACACTTGATAACCAAGAAGTGATTGAGATTGCATCTGAAATGCTGGACAACCCGAAACGTATTTCTATTGGTCACTCAGCAGAAGAGCATAAAGACATCACGCAACGCTTTATTCTTTGTGATCACCTAGATCATAAACAAGCACTGCTTGATAAAGTGTTAGAAACAACCGATTACAACCAGGTCATTATCTTTACGGCAACACGTGCAGATACTGATCGTCTAACCAATGAGTTGAACGAGCGTAAACTAAAAGCGGTTGCGTTAAGTGGTAACTTAAATCAGAACCAACGTAATAGCATCATGAGCCAGTTCGAGCGTAACTGTCACAAGATCTTAGTAACAACGGACATCGCATCACGTGGTTTGGACATTGATAACGTATCACTAGTCATTAACTTCGATATGCCAAAACATGCCGAAGAATATGTTCACCGTGTAGGTCGTACTGGTCGTGCGGGTAACAAAGGTGATGCAGTATCACTTGTTGGTCCTAAAGACTGGAAGAGCTTTAAGAACGTTGAAGCTTTCCTTAACCAACGTATTGAGTTTTCAACTATCGAAGGTCTAGAAGGTAAGTTTAAAGGTCTTAAGCCTGCACCGAAGAAGAAATTCGTTAAGAAGAAACCAACAGGCGAGAAAGTGGTTGCACAGAAGAAGCAAACACCTAAAGCGAAACGTAAAGTGGATAAGCGTTTTTACGAGAACCAAGCAGTGGGTAATGACGTATTTATTCCTAAGAAAAAACGTAATGTTGATGTAAGCAACGATAGCGAATAA
- a CDS encoding Lpp/OprI family alanine-zipper lipoprotein, which translates to MKRTVSILAGVLLSASLVGCSSTEADQMQQLTNKVDTLAEQVSALQGQQDQIVSAVNDSRAASDAAYQEAMRANKRIDNIAGSYTK; encoded by the coding sequence ATGAAACGTACTGTATCTATCTTAGCTGGTGTTCTACTATCTGCATCTCTAGTGGGCTGTTCAAGCACTGAAGCAGATCAAATGCAACAACTAACTAACAAAGTAGACACTCTAGCGGAGCAAGTAAGTGCACTACAAGGTCAACAAGACCAAATCGTTAGCGCAGTAAACGATTCTCGTGCAGCGTCTGACGCAGCTTACCAAGAAGCAATGCGTGCTAACAAGCGTATCGACAACATTGCTGGTTCTTACACTAAGTAA
- a CDS encoding SCO family protein encodes MKYQWMILSLALIAGLTTSYILDSRDPNLSVEPDYPINILESGTDAVDLYDPADNRVRLVYFGYTQCPDVCPTSLAVMSAALKQIPSEQLAHIWSVFITLDPERDDAITSAKYAKHFHPMISGMTGTNKQTKALTEKYGVLKIRTELKDSALEYAIDHNSYFYFIAPNGELIKKIPHLHNPAPLISAIPDILKQVSNSPSKQNESI; translated from the coding sequence ATGAAATACCAATGGATGATTCTGTCACTCGCCTTAATCGCTGGACTAACGACCAGCTATATTCTTGATAGTCGTGATCCTAACCTTTCTGTCGAACCTGATTACCCAATCAATATATTAGAGTCAGGAACTGATGCCGTTGACCTATATGACCCTGCAGATAACAGAGTTCGTTTAGTCTATTTTGGTTATACACAGTGCCCTGATGTATGCCCAACGTCCCTCGCTGTTATGTCAGCAGCTTTAAAACAAATCCCATCAGAGCAACTAGCACATATATGGTCAGTGTTTATTACCCTCGATCCTGAACGAGATGACGCTATCACAAGTGCTAAATATGCAAAACACTTCCATCCAATGATTTCTGGTATGACGGGGACAAATAAACAAACAAAAGCATTAACTGAAAAATATGGTGTACTGAAAATACGAACAGAACTAAAAGATTCAGCGCTTGAATATGCGATTGATCATAATTCCTATTTTTACTTTATCGCGCCAAACGGTGAGCTCATTAAAAAAATTCCTCATCTTCACAACCCTGCACCATTAATTTCAGCAATACCAGATATTCTAAAACAAGTATCAAATTCACCATCTAAACAAAATGAGAGCATATAG
- a CDS encoding DUF368 domain-containing protein, with translation MNKLFTFLKGMAMGAADVVPGVSGGTIAFITGIYDTLLESIRRVNPSLIGIIRKDGIKGAYEHINGTFLICLFACILTSIFTFAKVITWMLETHPIPLWSFFFGLIIISVIHMFKQVDKWTIGRFIAIIFGAVFAYGITVLHPVAMEPTPINILIAGAIAICAMILPGISGSFILLLLGMYAPILAAAKSFDVVTLGTFAIGCLIGLLSFSHFLSWLLRNYRDLALTFLTGLMIGTLSKIWPWKEVISWRVNSHGEQVPLLEHNLSPFSFEQVTGQPALITYAVLAMILGIAVVWGLEKFAAAEQK, from the coding sequence ATGAATAAACTTTTCACCTTTCTAAAAGGCATGGCTATGGGTGCAGCCGATGTCGTACCTGGTGTTTCTGGTGGCACCATTGCTTTTATCACTGGCATCTACGACACCCTGCTTGAGAGTATTCGTCGTGTTAATCCTTCTCTAATTGGTATTATTCGTAAAGATGGTATTAAAGGTGCCTATGAGCATATCAATGGTACCTTCTTAATTTGCTTATTTGCTTGTATCTTAACTAGCATCTTCACTTTCGCTAAAGTTATTACTTGGATGCTAGAAACACATCCAATTCCATTGTGGTCATTCTTTTTTGGTCTCATCATCATCTCTGTTATCCATATGTTTAAACAAGTGGATAAGTGGACTATCGGCCGCTTTATTGCCATTATTTTTGGTGCTGTATTCGCTTACGGCATTACTGTATTGCACCCTGTTGCGATGGAACCAACACCAATTAACATATTAATTGCTGGTGCTATTGCTATTTGTGCCATGATCTTACCGGGTATCTCAGGTAGCTTTATCTTACTGCTTCTGGGTATGTATGCTCCTATCCTTGCAGCTGCAAAATCATTTGATGTTGTAACACTTGGAACTTTTGCAATCGGCTGTTTAATTGGCTTATTAAGTTTCTCTCATTTCTTATCTTGGCTTCTTCGTAACTACCGAGATCTCGCTTTAACTTTCCTTACAGGTTTGATGATCGGTACATTAAGTAAGATTTGGCCTTGGAAAGAAGTCATTAGCTGGCGTGTAAACTCACATGGAGAACAAGTACCACTGCTTGAGCATAACCTATCTCCATTTAGCTTCGAGCAAGTGACTGGACAACCTGCTCTCATTACTTACGCTGTACTTGCAATGATCTTAGGTATTGCTGTGGTATGGGGACTAGAGAAGTTTGCTGCAGCAGAACAAAAATAA